The Gemmatimonadaceae bacterium DNA segment CGTGCCGGGGCGCGTGGCCACCACGCCGTGGTGCGCCACGACGCCGAGGACGCGCGATATCAAGCCAAGGGAAAGCGTCGGAATTCCCTGGCCATGCCCGAGAGCTGAACGTTCCTGCCAACTGAGACTTCCGCCGACTGGGTCAGTCGGGCATAGTTATCCAGACAAACGTTCCTGGAGGTTCCATGCCTGCAGTCCCGCCGCCGTCCGGCCCGGCGCCATCCGCCGGGCCACCCCTTCCTGACGAACGCGCGCTCGAGCGGGTGTTCCGCTCGCATTTTTCGGCCCTCATCGCAGAGGCCAAGAAACATCTCAAGGACTCCCCAGCGGCCGCGCCCCATGTGGTCGAAGGGCTCTTTCTCGGCGCTTGGGCTGGACGCGAGGAGTTCAAGACCGCCCAACAGCTCGAAGACTTCCTGCACGGCGAGGTGGCCCACGCGGCCGCGCGCGAATTGAGCCGCCGGGCCAGCGCCCATCACTTTGGCGGCTCGGGATCGCACGGCGGCGGCCACGCCGAGAAGGCGGCCAGCGTCGACGAGTCGTGGCAGCGTATTCACCGCACACTCCACCCCGATTCAAAAGCGGCCGCCGGCGCCATCGCCGCACATTCCAGACGGGATGCCGCCAGCCACGTGGCCGGCCTCGCCAAGCGTCGCTCGTACGTAGTGCCGATCACGATCGGCGTGATCGCGATCGCCGCTGCAAGTGGGGCGGCATGGTGGCTCAACCGGGCAGGGCGCGAGGGCGCCATCGTCGCCTCCCTCAACTCGCCCGGTGCACGCCCCCACCAGACGGGGCCCGGCCAGTTCGCCATCGTCAATCTGGACGACGGCTCCAAGATCATGCTCGCCCCGCAGTCCAAGCTCGTCGTGCCCGAGCACTTCGGGAACGACCTTCGGGTCGTGAGCCTTCAGGGCGCGGCAACGATCGACGTCGCCCCCGGGATGTCGGCCCCATTCGAGTTGCGGGCCGACAACGCGGTGATCGACGTGCCCGGCACCAGCTTCGTGGTGCGCGCCGATACGTCCGATACAGCCATGGTCGTGTTCGTGAAGAACGGCAGCGCCACCGTACGCGTGGGTCAAGACACGAAGGACCTGCATCCCATCGCGTCCGGCGCCGCGCTGCGCATCACCGCGGGCGGCCAGGTGGCCGCGCCCACCCCCGACCAGCTCGCCGAGGCCACGTCGTGGACCGACAGCACGGTGACCATCGCGCACGAGTCGCTGGAACAGGCGCTGGCCGAATTGCGTCGCTGGTACGGCACGCACATCGTGGTGCTCGACAGCTCTCTGCTCACGCGCGACATCTCCATCCAGGCGCCGACCACCTCGTCCATGGCGGCCATCAACGCGATCGAGAAGAGCGGGAACGTCAAGTTCGAATACGAAGGGGAAACGATGGTGTTCCGGGACGCGACGCCCGCGCCCACGCCCAAGAAGCCGAAAAAGAAATAGGCGTCGTGTCCCGTTGAGGGCGAGGGGGAGGGGAGCGGGGGTTACCCTCCGCTCCCCTTCGTCAGCAGGCGAGCGAGCTTCACGAAACTGCCGCCCCAGCCTTCCTCCATCCTCATCTTGCGGAACGCGCGGGCGTCGGCGGCCGAGACGAAGCGCGTGCTGATCGTGAGGCGCGTCTTCCCC contains these protein-coding regions:
- a CDS encoding FecR domain-containing protein — translated: MPAVPPPSGPAPSAGPPLPDERALERVFRSHFSALIAEAKKHLKDSPAAAPHVVEGLFLGAWAGREEFKTAQQLEDFLHGEVAHAAARELSRRASAHHFGGSGSHGGGHAEKAASVDESWQRIHRTLHPDSKAAAGAIAAHSRRDAASHVAGLAKRRSYVVPITIGVIAIAAASGAAWWLNRAGREGAIVASLNSPGARPHQTGPGQFAIVNLDDGSKIMLAPQSKLVVPEHFGNDLRVVSLQGAATIDVAPGMSAPFELRADNAVIDVPGTSFVVRADTSDTAMVVFVKNGSATVRVGQDTKDLHPIASGAALRITAGGQVAAPTPDQLAEATSWTDSTVTIAHESLEQALAELRRWYGTHIVVLDSSLLTRDISIQAPTTSSMAAINAIEKSGNVKFEYEGETMVFRDATPAPTPKKPKKK
- a CDS encoding SRPBCC domain-containing protein, whose protein sequence is MNPERIVYTTDLSGQPEAWTDTLNELRGMPKGTPVDDSVVTVIFEELAGKTRLTISTRFVSAADARAFRKMRMEEGWGGSFVKLARLLTKGSGG